A segment of the Triticum urartu cultivar G1812 chromosome 1, Tu2.1, whole genome shotgun sequence genome:
CATAGAGTCCATATGCTCTTCTTACATGCGGACTAGCACACCTCTGAGTTTCTTTTCTAGATTTCCTTCAGACATATGCTCGTAGACAAGAGCCAAATACACCCCATCCTTGCAATAACCAACTAATGATACAAGATTCTTGTGATGAATCTTCGTTAATGTCTGAGCCTGACCAAGAATAGAAAAGTGTCATAGTTTCCAAAATTGGCTGATTAAATTTACTTAACTAATATGTCTAGTTGATAGTACTTTACCTCTGTCAAAAACTCTCTTACATCTTGACTGGAGGATTGAGACCGCAACTTCACTGCCACTTGAGTACCATCCTGCAAGAAGCCATCATAAACAGTTCCAAACCCTCCTTGGCCGAGTACTATCTTGAAGTTGTCTGTTATGGTCTGTAGCTCCTTGTACGTGAATCGGTGGTTGTCCAGGTGTTGATGGTCTTGTCCTTTGCTCCTCCTTGTTGCTCCTTTGAAATTCAAGAAGTGAACCACTATTACTCACTATTGCTTGCACTGATGCAGTAGTGCAGAACTATCGATGTAGTGTTATTGACGTGTGTCACCTTTCTTTTTCCTCACTATGAGAATCAGAAGTACTACAAGTGCTCCAATCACAGCAACTGCAACTATCGGAACAACAATATAGACGGCATGCTTATAATTCTTTTTGGTTTTGGTATGCTGGCAAGAGCTGTTTCTGTTGCAAAGGTTTGGGTTTTTGTTGTATCTATCAAGAAGAAGAGACCATTAGCAATTTTGACCAGGCAAATGTCAATGCAACTATTGGAGAACTAAATGGCAGTGGAGATATATGTACGATATGATGGATTAACCTTAGAGTTAGGGTGCCATCTTGACTTCTCTTTAGAAGCCCGGAGGGGATGGATCCATTAAGTTGGTTACCTGTCAAATCTCTGGATGGACCAAATAGTGTTTGCATGAAACATTGGCACCAAAATAGATATTAGTTAAAAGAAAACATATAATTTAATGTTGCTTACAAGAACACGAGAGATGGTAGTTGTGAAAGAACATTAGGAATTGATCCTCTCAATTTGTTGTATGACAAATCCCTGAAAAAAGGTGGCAAAACATACAAATATGTGAACTTCTTTACGAAAATTCATTGTGAAAATGGGTTAAAATCTCCTACTTACAAGGACTGGATATCTTTGAGATCGCCGAAATAAGATGATATATCACCGCTCAAACCATTAGATGACATATTTCTGTAGTTAAGAACACACAATGGTTCAGATGATGCAGAGTCATTCCTGATTTCTTGTGAGTGGCCacgaattaaattcaaacttacATTCTTGTGATTCTTGGACGCCCAGAGATAGCATAGCTGCAGGACAACCCATCCCATTTAAAAGTCTTTGGAGCGCAGGGATCACCCATCCAATTCCTCTTCACCCTATACTTAGTCTTGATGCCATGAATAGCAGAAACTTTTTTACCCAAGGTAACAAACAAGACAAAATGTAGAAGTCAGAGATCACACAAGCATGTCTATCTGTATCGAGGAAAGCCTAGTGAGCAATCGGCATCTATCTCATGTATAAAACTAATGGCTATGTGCATCACTCCATGCAGAGGCCAATGATTTTCCCCTCGTTTTGAACAAAAAAAAATGTATGCAACTAGTTGAGGCACAGTAGATATTTACCGTCCTGAATGTCTGTGCCAACGTTGGCTGTAGAGATGACGGAGAAATACTCGAAGGCGTTGATGATCGGTGGCAGTGTCGAGTTGGCCGTGGCAGTCACGGTGAAGTTGTACCGGCTTAAGCACTTGTGAGGTTCGATGTTCGCAAAACCGTGGGTGACAAGGTACTCAGGCGTGTGCGGGAGATCAGTCGGCCCGTCGTCGACGATGATGTTGAACTGGCGCACGTCGTTGCCGGCTAGGATCTGCAGCTCGGCGGTATACAGGATGGCAATGCATCTACAACGGGTATTATATGCTCTCATTAGCTTACTGTGTAACTGTTGTAGGAGAAGAAGTACACTGGAAAAGTTCGTTAGTCTCCAAGTACAAAGGATGCGTGCTGTACCCGGGCGTTGGGTGGACGTGGTCCAGCTCCGTCTCCCAAGACACCTCGACGGTCTTGTACTTGGAGCCGTTGAGCGCCGTGACAGCGGTCTGCATCACGGTGGACGGCACATGGAGGTGGAGGTTGCCCACACTCTCTTGGACCTTCTCCTTTGTTGAGATGTCCAACCACAAATTCGGGTTGCTCCGCGGCATCCAGGCCCGGTCGTATGGATCGTCCGGGTACCTGATCGACCACAGCACACATTAAGACCAAAAGAAACAATCAGTCGTTGCTCGACTGGCCCGATCAACAAATTAGCACTGTTCCATCTAGTGTTGAGTCACCTGATTGGGTAGCTACCCGCGCCGCCCATATTGCGTCTGTCGACGAGGCCAAGCCCCTGCGTCGCGTTCACCTGCTGATACATTGTGTTCTCCAAGGGCCTCAGGGACAGCGAGGAGATAAACGGCGTCCCTGAGCCGATGTTCACCAGGCAAACCTGCACCGACTCGTCCGGGATCACGGCCATGACCTCGGCCAGCACCGTCCACTCGGCCCGGGTGATGTTCACCGTTCGCCACAAGTTGACGCCGAGGTAGAGATCAAAGATGGGGAGCTTGTTGAGCCCATCGTAGTTGCTGTACCTGAAGAAGGCCCGGATCAGGTACTTGGACCCCGGCACGAGGGACGGCAGGGTGTAGCAGCCGCGAGCCGTGTCCGGGAAGCCGCGCACGGTGTGGTAGGTCTTGGCCAGCTGGGCCTGTGGCTTCATGTACTCGGCCGAAATGTTGTAGTTGTAGCCGGCGTCTGTGAAGCCGGCGTCCGACGTGACAGGTATCTTGGTGATGGGGTCCGTGTAGCTGCCCTGCTCCTGGCCGCAGTCTATGGTGATGAAACCTGTGTTGCTCAACGCGAGCACGAATGTCAACTTGACAAAAAACAACCAACACACAATACGTACGTACTACTCTACTCTGCATCATATTTCTACCAGAAACAAATTATGTAAGTATCCATGATGTTAACAATTATAAAGCTCACCTTCGAGACTAGGCGCTCGCTGGCCGTGAACTCGAAGCACCCCGACGGCGGCAGCGGTGAGGCTGAGCAGGAGTGTCTGCGACCATCGGGCGGCCGTTGATCGCTGGCTCATTCTACTACGCGCGCACATGCTGGACAAGATGTCTCGTGGGCTTACAGAAGTACTCCGTATTTGTAGCTAGCCTTAACGTAGGTTCACACACTTGCCAGTAGTATAGTAGAGACATCACACAGGCCACAGAGCCTGCACCCTGCAGAAGGAGTATCTTTTAGTTGGGCGCGACAACCAAGAGTGCAGTTGACTTGACTGAGAGTTAGTTTGTCAACTCGCTGGTTGCAAAGCTACCAATAGTGCGGACTTGGTCGTTTGTGCACGTATATTCTAGAAAAAAAGGAGTAAATGGCGCAGTAGATATTTGATAAACAGCGGGTAGTTCAGGCATGCGATGTATTCCCTcgattcctaaatataagtctttttagagaacTACATATGAAGtgaaatgagtgaatctacactcaaaaatatgtttatatacatatgtatgtagttcgtattgaaatctctaaaaggacttatatttaggaacggaggaagtagttTACACACACATGCAGCTGAGACGGCGCAAATGAGAAACACATGCAATTTGCAATTGAGACGATGGCTAGCTAAGGGCTTCCCCAACAGCTATACGATGTGGTTGAGACATGCGATGAAGTTGAGAAAGACATGCCGCCGAGTGCTGAGACGATGCCCAAGAGGCGCAAGCAGGCGAGATATCCGTTTACTCATTCACTTAGGAGGTAAGTGTTTTCTTTGGAGTCGCACCCATGTCAATTGTCTGGGCGGTTGCATGCTACATGTAATTTGCTCTTTGCTGGTTTTTGCAAGGTGGTATGCTTATGTTTGGTGTCGAGAGTTGAGTTTGTTCCTAAAAATTAGATGGTGAAGATATATAAATTTGGATTGTCCGTGGACAAGAAGAAGAAGCGCTGGCGAagaacaagaaaaagaagaattgTCGTAATTCACCATATAGAGCTAGCTCTTATCCAGTGGTTGTCAAAGTAAGAAAGAAGATAGGAGGGATAAAGTTAATAGTTTATATGTACAAGAGAAAAACAGCAATACACGGTCTGTAGCAATATCAAGGTCACACTTAGTATGTAATTAGGTTTAGCAATTCAGTTTGCAAATAGCCAAACATCAAAAAATGGGAAATACAATGAATTACTCAAACAATATCACTTAACACAGAGATCCCCACAAGGAATCATTGGCCATAGAGATTCCTCACAAAAAGTCCGACGCAAATTACCTGTTGCAATTGGCACAAGACCAACAATTCTAGCTTATCGAGCAGCAGGACCATTGTCCATTGTTGGCACCCTCCCAAAACTATGCTCCATCTCAAATCCGGTGCTGCTCTGGCTCACATTTGTGGACTGGTTAGTAGGGTAAGCATCATATCTCAAGTTCTGGTCATTGCTATAAATGCCAGTGTAGAAGCTGGTGTTGGCTTCGCCACCGGCGTGGTCCTCCTCTAGTTTGAGGCACTCCTGTAGCTGCAACACAACATCAATCATGTTGGGACGCCGTGATGAAGCCTGTGCAGTGCACTTGAGCGCAATGTCAGCGGCTTTCCACATACTATTGACGTCGTGGTCTCCGTGCATGCGCACATCTACCACGCCTTCGATGTTGCCCTTTGCTAGCCGTTGTTGCACCCACTCGATGATGCTGATGCCCTGCGGATTGTGCAGGGTTGGTGGCTTCCCCGTGACAAGCACCAGCAGCACGACGCCGAAGCTGTACACATCACTCTTCGTCGTTGGTCGTCCTGTTGTCTGGTACCTTCGCAAATGTTTCAGTTCCACCAAATACTCAGACCATGGTATATTATAGGAAGATTTTGGAGAAGGGAAGAAGGAATTAACATACTCTGGATCCATGTATCCTCGTGTACCGACAATAACATTTGTGGATATCTGGGTTTCATTGTCGTGGTTGAAAGCCTTGGACAATCCGAAATCAGCAATCTTGGCCTCGAACCTTGTGTTCAATAGGATGTTTGTGGCCTTCACATCCCTATGAATCAAGGGTGGGTTGCACCCCTTGTGCAGGTATTCCAACCCTGCATACACACAACTCAAGATTACGAAAACAAACATttaggcctcttttggttcataggataggattatcataggaatagaaattttggaggaaatgagatgacatgtatctcaaatcctatgagtaggaataggaaacgagatgtcatttgattgacaccaaaggaatttttccattgagtctaggctcatttttatttccctatgaaatgtggaggataggaatcaatcctatgtaggaataggaatccattcatatgaaccaaagagctctaaaggaaaaaaaaatcctataagaatcctatcctctagaattTCTATGAAATTCttcaaaccaaaggaggccttaggATAAGTGGTTGCCAACTATGCATTTAAGCGCTTACCTTGTGCAGATTCAACTGCAATTTTGAGTCTTTGTCTCCAGCTTAAACAAATTGTTTTGTGGTCTCCTCCTGTATACAAATCGTCATTGTGGATTTAATACTAAAACGTCGTTTGAGCGATTCAATACATGAATAGCAGTTAAATTATATTAGTTCAAAGTGCTCAAGTTATGTAGGTCACAACAGTTTATTTAGATGAATATCAATTACATTATATCAACACGAAGTGCTCATATTATGACCCACCAATCACCTTATAGTGTGCTCTTGTAGAGTTAAAAAAACATGCGTACCTACAATGTGCTCTTGCAAAGTTCCCCTCGACATGAAATCGTAGACAAGTGCCATGTGCTCACCATCCTTGCAGAAACCAATCAAGGAGACAAGATTCTTGTGATGAATCCGTGTTAAAATCTGAACCTAAACAACCAATTATCGGTGATCAGGACATTACTTCACAAATATCATTTCACCGTACGAATTTATATTGATAGCCTTATTTAAATCAAAATTTTAGAGGAAATTATTGTAAGCCTACCTTGAAATTCTACATGTACATCAGGAGTTTGGATTAAAAGGGACTTCGAAATAAAATTGATTAGAAGGACAAGGAGAAATGCGAGTGCATTTACATAAATTGTACCTCAGCTAGGAATTCCTTGTCACCTTGATTGGAAGACTGAGATCGTATCTTTACAGCCACTTGAGTGCCATCCTCCAAGAAGCCGTCATAGACATAACCGAACCCCCCTTTGCCCAATACATGCCGAAGGTTGTTCGTTATCCTCTCAATCTCTATGTATGTGAATTGACGAGTCTCAAGTCCAAGTGAAGTGTCCCCATCATTTGTTGTTTCATTTTGTGGTTTAACGGAGTTTTTCATTGATCCTTTTGGTACAAGACGAGtataattagtttaattagtacTGTCTGATGTGGAAACATACTGGATAATTGATGTTCTCATGCTAAAGCCTCACCTCGTTTTTTTCGTCTCAGCAAGGAAAAGAGTGTTAGCGCCACTACTACTATCACCATGGTGACAGCTATAGGGACAACAAACTTGATGGCTCGCTTGCTCTTTATCTTAGCAGGCTGACATGAATTATTGTTGGTGCAAAGGTTCAAGTTGTTGCCATATCTGCCAAAAAGATTAACAAACTGTAATCAAATTTATCAAAGCATCATGGAAGATGGAATCGAGAGAATTTATCGGTAAACTGACGACCTCAGATTTAGGGAGCCATCTTGAATTCTTTTGACAAATCCAGAGGGAATTGATCCACTGAGTTGATTGCCCGACAAATCTCTGAAGAAGAAAAATACTATTTGCATGAGTCAGAGCTATTTAAGGAAAAATCACAATTGGATAGTAGGTGCAGCCTTACAAAAATTTCAGCAAGGGTAACTGCGAAAGGGCATCTGGAATTGTGCCAGTCAAGTTGTTGTTTGACAGATCCCTACAAAGTGCAAAATATGGACTAGTTTTATTGTTGTTTATGCACCATATTTTGTGTCTTTAAACTACCAAATAAAGACCAAAACAGATCCAGAACTTTGAACATACAAGTATTGGAGAGCCTTGAGATTCGCGAAAGAAGACGATATATCACCACTCAGACCACTGAAAGACAGGTTTCTACACAGAGCAAATACATATTGGATCAGCTTAACTGGATGTAATCTTATGTATATGATAATTCCTGCTTTTGTCATACAAACATAGGTGATAAGTCGCTATAATTTATAGATTTGAAAAACTCACACGCTTATGATCCTTGGTGTTTGTGCAATTGTATAACTGCACATCAACCTTTCCCATGCTATAGTCTTGGGAATGCATGGGTCACCCATCCAGTTCTTCTGCACATGATACTTGTCCTTGATCGCCATGCTGGCCGACACTGAAGTAATTAATCAAGTAAATTCAAGTTTTTACCCTTACTTTGGTATTCGTGACACTAATTACCACATTTCATAGTTTTTCATCCATATTACCCATTTAGTGAAAGTTTCTCCAGCGGTTCTTTTGCCAAAAAAGCGTCCTGGAGCTATgtctagtactccctccgtcccatattAGTTGCCgctgaaatggatgtatctagatgtattttagtgttagatacatccgttTGAGCGATAACTAATATGGTACGAAAGGAGTATGATGCAATACCTGGAAACAAATCTGATAAAGGGTAATGAGGTGGAATCAATGATCACGTAGTTGTGTAACGTGAAGGAGGCGCCTATGTACGCCTCGCGATCATCAAAACGAAACTGTGTCCGGC
Coding sequences within it:
- the LOC125537500 gene encoding putative leucine-rich repeat receptor-like protein kinase At2g19210 isoform X2, which produces MEQPTAASPWLLLLCLAAVATGGVPQARAQLESKGFISIDCGLPGTASYVDAGTKLLFVSDAGFTDDAAGANHNISAKYIRPQLSRRYHNVRSFPDGARNCYTLRPLVSGRKYLVRAAFLYGDYDGLGRPPIFNLHLGVNYWQTVNVSTPGSEVTAEAIVVVPDDFVQVCLVNTGAGTPFVSALELRPLKMKFYPQANLTQGLLVEHRMNLGPADETNIIRYPVDPYDRVWIPWADPKEWTEISTTRQVQSDDDDYEVPSAVMQTAVTPLNASKKNLDISWDPVPQPRNPSPGYFIVMHFSELQILPSSAVRQFYVRINGMELNMTAAKLYYHGTGVISNVKPYRYDKFNISLHATTNSTLPPIISAIELFSVMPTSILGTDSQDVSASMAIKDKYHVQKNWMGDPCIPKTIAWERLMCSYTIAQTPRIISVNLSFSGLSGDISSSFANLKALQYLDLSNNNLTGTIPDALSQLPLLKFLDLSGNQLSGSIPSGFVKRIQDGSLNLRYGNNLNLCTNNNSCQPAKIKSKRAIKFVVPIAVTMVIVVVALTLFSLLRRKKRGSMKNSVKPQNETTNDGDTSLGLETRQFTYIEIERITNNLRHVLGKGGFGYVYDGFLEDGTQVAVKIRSQSSNQGDKEFLAEVQILTRIHHKNLVSLIGFCKDGEHMALVYDFMSRGTLQEHIVGGDHKTICLSWRQRLKIAVESAQGLEYLHKGCNPPLIHRDVKATNILLNTRFEAKIADFGLSKAFNHDNETQISTNVIVGTRGYMDPEYQTTGRPTTKSDVYSFGVVLLVLVTGKPPTLHNPQGISIIEWVQQRLAKGNIEGVVDVRMHGDHDVNSMWKAADIALKCTAQASSRRPNMIDVVLQLQECLKLEEDHAGGEANTSFYTGIYSNDQNLRYDAYPTNQSTNVSQSSTGFEMEHSFGRVPTMDNGPAAR
- the LOC125537500 gene encoding putative leucine-rich repeat receptor-like protein kinase At2g19210 isoform X1, with product MEQPTAASPWLLLLCLAAVATGGVPQARAQLESKGFISIDCGLPGTASYVDAGTKLLFVSDAGFTDDAAGANHNISAKYIRPQLSRRYHNVRSFPDGARNCYTLRPLVSGRKYLVRAAFLYGDYDGLGRPPIFNLHLGVNYWQTVNVSTPGSEVTAEAIVVVPDDFVQVCLVNTGAGTPFVSALELRPLKMKFYPQANLTQGLLVEHRMNLGPADETNIIRYPVDPYDRVWIPWADPKEWTEISTTRQVQSDDDDYEVPSAVMQTAVTPLNASKKNLDISWDPVPQPRNPSPGYFIVMHFSELQILPSSAVRQFYVRINGMELNMTAAKLYYHGTGVISNVKPYRYDKFNISLHATTNSTLPPIISAIELFSVMPTSILGTDSQDVSASMAIKDKYHVQKNWMGDPCIPKTIAWERLMCSYTIAQTPRIISVNLSFSGLSGDISSSFANLKALQYLDLSNNNLTGTIPDALSQLPLLKFLDLSGNQLSGSIPSGFVKRIQDGSLNLRYGNNLNLCTNNNSCQPAKIKSKRAIKFVVPIAVTMVIVVVALTLFSLLRRKKRGSMKNSVKPQNETTNDGDTSLGLETRQFTYIEIERITNNLRHVLGKGGFGYVYDGFLEDGTQVAVKIRSQSSNQGDKEFLAEVQILTRIHHKNLVSLIGFCKDGEHMALVYDFMSRGTLQEHIVGGDHKTICLSWRQRLKIAVESAQGLEYLHKGCNPPLIHRDVKATNILLNTRFEAKIADFGLSKAFNHDNETQISTNVIVGTRGYMDPEYVNSFFPSPKSSYNIPWSEYLVELKHLRRYQTTGRPTTKSDVYSFGVVLLVLVTGKPPTLHNPQGISIIEWVQQRLAKGNIEGVVDVRMHGDHDVNSMWKAADIALKCTAQASSRRPNMIDVVLQLQECLKLEEDHAGGEANTSFYTGIYSNDQNLRYDAYPTNQSTNVSQSSTGFEMEHSFGRVPTMDNGPAAR